The genome window ACGTGGCAGTGCAGTCCCATCTCTTCCAATCCGCTCCAGAATTGCTCTGCCGTTTCGCGGTGGCGTTGCCAACGGGCTTCCAACCCTTCTTCCGCAACCACGCTCAGCGCTTCGCGGAGGGCGTAATTCATGTTGATCGGCGCAGTGTGATGGTAGGTTCGGCTGCCGCCCCAGTAGTTCATCAGCATCGTCATATCCAGATACCAGTTGGCAACCCGCGTTTTGCGATTGCGCAATTTGTTGACCGCGCGCTCGTTGAACGTCAGCGGCGCGATGCCGGGCGGGCAGTTGAGGCATTTCTGGCTGCCGCTGTATGCAGCGTCAATTTTCCAGGCATCGATAAACAGCGGCACACCGCCGAGACTGGTGACGGTATCCGCGAGCAGCAAACAGTCGTATTGGCGACACAATTCGCCGAGCTTTTCCATCGGCTGGCGGGCGCCGGTGGAGGTTTCCGCATGAACGATGCCCATCACCGCCGGACGGTGTTCTTTCAGCGCAGCTTCAATTTCTTCGACGGAAAACACTTCGCCCCACGGTTTGTCGATGCGCACCACTTCCGCGTTGTATCGCGATGCCATGTCAATCATCCGCAGCCCAAAATAACCGTTCACCGCAACCAGCATTTTGTCGCCCGGTTCAATCAAATTGGCAATGCTGGCTTCCATTGCGGCGCTGCCGGTGCCGCTCACGGGAATGGTAAATGTGTTATCTGTCTGAAATGTGTATCGCAGCAATTCCTGCACCTCGTCCATCAGGCTCAAAAATTGCGGATCGAGATGCCCGACCTGCCGCGTGCCGATCGCCTGCAAAATACGCGGATGCGCATTGGACGGTCCCGGACCGAACAAATATCGCGGCGTGATGTCCAGTTGTTTGGCTTTCAGCCGGTGTGTGTCGTTGATGGGTAAATTTGCCATGGTTTTTCCCCCTTCAATGCAAATTTGTCGATATATTTTTCAAACATTTATTCGGGATGAAAATAGGTAAAATCGATATACAGCCAGATGGTGCGGGAATACTGGAAAAACACCGGCACGCAAATCACTAAAATTGCTGCAACAATTGCCAGATTTGTGCCGATCGGAACGCCTTTGAACAGCAGCGTCACCCAAATTGGCGTGATCAGAAAAACGGAAAACAGCCAGTTGATCACCATTGCGCCGGTGTAATATCCCTGCTCGCGATCAAATTTCATATCGCAATTAATGCAGTGGTCATTCATCCGAAAAATGCCGCTGAACAGCTTGCCTTTCCGGCATTTTGGGCAACGGCGGGTCAATAATCCAAAAATGTTCATTTCGCAAACTCTGTTTTTTTATCGTTCAATTTAAGCGTATTTGGCTGGATTGAAAAAAGCTTTTTTTAGAAAAGTGAACAAATGCACGAGTTAGGTTTTCCGAAACGGCAGCACCAGTCGCCGCCCGGCGGCAAATGCAACCAGTTGCAACAAACGGGTTTGCATGAACACATCTGCGAGCAAAGTAACAGGAATTTCCGGTTTTCCGCACAAAAAAACCGGTCGCCATTCCGGCAAAAATTTATTTTTGAAGCGATATAAACCGCGATAATCGTACGCAAAGCGCACCGTTTGACCGGCAAATTTTACCAATTTTGCTGTCCGGCACATTGGCGGCGCGGTGTAAAAAAACGGCGCTTCGCCAAGGCTCCAGCGAAAATGTCCCTCATCCCGAAGTTGCTCAAAAATGGCCGCAAACAACGCTTCCATAATTCCGGCCGGTGATTTTCTGGCTTTCAAAATGAGTTCCGTGTGCCAGTTACCCGGAGCGGATGCTGTGAGCAGCACAGCGCCAAGCCATTGTTTTTGCTGCGTTTGAAACACAAAACACCGTTGCCCGGATAACAAATCGCTGCGAAATAAATAACGCAATTGTGGTTCCAACCCGTGCCGGGAGTGCACCTGCAACGCCGCGAATTTTCCGGCATTTTCGGTTGAAATTGCAACTTCGGCGGCGCTTCCCCAGCGGTTCCCCCGGCGCACCAAATCACGTAATGATCGTTTATCGAAGTGATTACCGCGCAAATTTAACAGCGCTTCGCTGCCATTGGGCAGCGTTTGCCATTTCATTTTCGCCAAAAAATCTGCAATTTGCGGTGGGCAGCCACGCAAATATATTTTTTCGCGATGCTCAAGCTGCGTCCGGTAAAATTCGCGAAACGTTTGTCCGTCCGGTAAATTAGCGAAAAACAGCCAGCGGTAGCAGGAAAATCGCAATTGCAATTCCCGCACATCCGGTTGTGCAACCGGTTGCCGCAGCCAGCTCAACGGCAGTTCGTTTTCGGGGTAATTTTGGTTTAATTGTGGCATTTGCAGAAAAAATATGGCGGGAAACCGCTCACCGGATAAATGTTACCAACCAGCGGCGCAGCAAATCCAGCGCAATCGCGGCGTAGAGAAAAATTACCAGATAGCCAAACCAGCGACGAATCTGGTTGAGATCGTTTACGCCGATTTCCGGGGACAGAAAAACGTTGCCGGCGCGAAGTCCGAGCACGTTGGGGCTTTCCGGGCGGGGGAGCCAAATCTGAATGTTGTCCGATTGCCGGAGCGCGCTCAACAGCGAGTCCGCGCTGATGTAATTTTGCCACAATTTTGGCGGAAAATGATAGCCTCTCCCCGATTCGATCAACACGATATCGCCGCCAATTTTTTCACCGCTGATGGTCAGCGTCGGGCTCACGCCTTCCTGCTCAATTTTGGCGTCGGTCAACACCATTTGGGTTAAATTTTCAACGGAACGTTCGGGGAAAAACAGCAGATATGCCACCCATAAAAAGGTGGTGATCACAATTCCGTAAATCGTGCTTTTGTTAATATTTAGCGATGTTTTTTCTGGCAATATAATGTCCTGTTATTTGGCTATTTTGGGAATTGGCACTTCGATGAGCTGCGCAGGCGGAAACACCTCGCGATTTTTGCCGTACTGGCGCACCTGAATCTGAAATCCGAGGGTTTCACCGGGATTTATTTGTAAATCCGCAAACGAAATTGCCGCTTCAAAAACCGATTTCATGCGGAATTTTGGCTCGAGCAATTCCCTTTTGGTTTGGCGGGTGCGCGGTTCAAGCTTCTCTAAAATTCCGCGCAACGGCGAAAATAGCAGGTTGAAATTTTGGGGCATTTTTATCGATACCAGAAATTCGTAAAACGGGTCCGGCATTTGAAAAAAATCGATGCGGAAAAAAAATTGCGTGTCATTGTATCCCACTAATAATTTGCGAATCACCCGTTGCGCACGCGGTAAATTTGCGGCATGCACATGATCGCTGTCGTAAACCGCTGCGCCGCTCCATTCCTGCACATCGTGCACTTCGCCATCAATTTTCGGTTGAATTTGCGACAGCGGATGAACCGCGGCAAACCGGTCAAAATGGGTACGTTTTATGGTTTGATACAGCGCTGCAGGCACTTCGCCACCCGCCAGTTTGTAAACATTCATCAAATGTTCGCGAAACAGCCGGTCAAATTCCATATCCTGCGATGATGCATGTTCGTCGCCATACCACCAGCACCAGTCGGAGCCTTCGGCGATGTAAATCTGCTCCCACGCCGCTGCGCTGGTTTCGCCGGAAAGCACGCCTTTGGACTCGCGCATCACCAAAAAATCGCGGGCTTCTTTTAACAATTGCCAGGCTTTCCGGTCCTCTTCCCCGGCAATCCAGATGTTAAAATTGGCGTTCAGCCGACTGCCGGGATGCAATTGCTCCAGCTTTTGGCTTTGCGGTGCGGTTGCCAAAAAATCGCTGTGGGTAAGGGTTTTCAGCAAGGGATCGGCGCTGATTTTTGCGAACAGTGATTCCAGAAAAGTGCGTCCGCCGTCGCTGTAATATTCCCAACTGTTCTCGCCATCGCAAATGATGCTAACGAGATGATCCGGCAATTGCGCCTCGCCGGCGGTGTGGATAATTTCCTGCCGGATGGTGTGCAGGCGCTGGCAAAAATCGGTTGCCGCATCGTCCGCATCCCAGTTGCCATAAACAAAACTGATGGCGTCTGACAAATATGCATCGCGGAAAAATATTTTGATGGAATCGCCGGTTTTATCGTGCCAATGCGGTTGGTGCAACTGATGCTCCGGCGCGTTTCCAAAAGTGCTTCGAACAAAAATACTTTCGTCTGTCGCCACCCATTTAATGCCCTGACGAGCGATTAATTTGATGGTATCCGCAGAAAGCGCGCCTTCCGGCGGGAGCAACCCGGTCGGTTTTTTGCCAAAATGTTGCTCAAAAAATGAGAGTGACATTTGAATTTGCGCCCGCGCGTCTTCCGGATGACGAAACGGCGGATCGGGCAGCTCAATTTCCTGTCCGGATGCGTTGGCAATGCCACTGTCGATCAGCAGCGGCAATATGGGATGATAAAAAGGTGCGGCTACCAACTCGATTCGTTTTTCCAACCACGCCGCCCGATATCGCGGCACAATTTCCTGCAGTATCGTGCGTATTTCGTTAAATAACAGCGCTTTATCGCTTTCGCTAAATTGACTGCCTTTCTCGAACAATTGTTGGATTGCCGGTCGCTCCCGACTGATCGGCCCCATCCAGCAGAGGTTATACCACACCTGCAAATCGCGAATATCCTGCACAGAAAACGCAGCCAACCTTGCGGCATCTGTGGCTTCGGTGGATCGATAGCGGTCACACAGCTCGCGGTATCGCGGATATGGATCGATCATATACGGTTCATACGCCAGGAAAAATGTGCTCAACATCTGTAATCGTTGAGAATCATCGAGTTTTTCCGGAGAAGGTTCGCTCAAATCCCACACAAGATCGCGGGTATTGTTATGTGCGTAATCTAGAATTTGCTGTGCAAGTGACGGTAAAATGTTAAACGTTTGGCGAATTTCCGGAAATTTTTCGGCAATCAAAAGGATATCCAGATAATCCCGGGTGGCGTGAAATCGCACCCAGGGCATTTGAAAAACACCCTGCGAATTTTTATAATACGGTTGGTGAAAATGCCACAAAAAGGCAATTTGCAACGGATGGTTTGCCATAACAATAATTTTCCGAAAGCTAAGATGAGCGCTGACGTTTCAAAAATCCGACAGCGAGTTGGCGTTCCCGGTGATTGAGTATTCCAAATATACAATAAAAAACGGCGACAGTCATCAACAGAATCCGCCAGCCAAATCCCGGTTGCAACAAATAAAATATCGCAAAAGCTGCGGCGATCAGCAACAGCATCCGGGAAACCCGCCCCCATTCAATTTTTAGCGGATAAATCCGGTTGGCAAACAGATAGATTGCGATCGTCATTGCCAGATAACTGAATAAAGTAGACCACGCCGCTCCCCAAAAACTGTTCAGCAACGGCAACAACCAAAGGTTCGCCAAAATATTGACAGCCGCACCGGTTCCGGTAAAAATGATCATGTATTGGGTTTTTTTGCGAATATAAAATCCGGGTGTCAGAATCACATAAATCCCGAAAAAATAATAGGATAACAAAATGATCGGAATAATTGGCGTGCCTGCCCAATAAGCTTTTTCGCTCAAAATATAGTATTCCCCAAAAAATGGGAACGTCAGTAAATCGCCGATAAAAAAGCTTACGACCAACGTAAACAACCCAATACTGGTCACATAATAGGTGAACACCCGCGCGTAAACATCCCGGGCATCCGGTTTGTTGGCAATTTTGAGAAAAAACGGCTGCCAGGCATTGCGAAACGCGGTTACCAGCATCAGCAAAATGGCACCGAAACGGTAATTCGCGCGATAAACAGCAACAGCCTCTTTGCTGAGCAGCGATTTTACCAGAAAATTATCCACCAGTTCGATGGTCATAAACGCAATACCGTTGGGCAGCAGCGGCAGCCCGAAAGCCAGCAGCGATTTTGCCAATTGCCAATCAATTTTCGGGCGAAGGTAGCGAAATAACACCGGCAGCATCACCAGCAAATTAATCAGCGCAGCGCCCAAACTGGTGTAAAAAATGCCCGGTACGCCATATTTTAAAACCACAACAAACAACACATTAAGCCCTAATTCCAGCAAAAATCGCAGGCTTTTGAACAATGTAAATTGAATGGATTTTTCTTCTGCGCGGAGCACGTTGTACGCCAGATTCGCATAAGCATCCACCAACGGAATAATTGCAGCAATGTGAATCAATCCAACCTGTGTCGGGTCGTCCATCAGCAATGCGGCGAGCTGTTCATCCATCAGCCAGATCACTGCGCTCATCGCGGAGCAAGTGACCAACAGCATCCAGAATGTTGCGGAAAACACCGATTTACGATCCTGATTATCGAGAAAAAAATAGCGCATCATCGCGGAATCCAGTCCCAACAAATAGAAAAAATTCATGAACGCGATGAAGGTATAAACCAGCACATAATTACTAAAATCTGATGTGGACGGGATATAATCGAAATTGGTGTAAATGGGGATCAGCAGCAACCCGGGCAATCGCTGCATGGCGGTGCTGATGGCATAAATTGCCGAATGGCGGGCGAGGTTGGAAATCTGGCGACGGAGGCTCATTCAGTGCGATCCTTACAGCTCAAATTTCAGACCGTCATACGCCAAATGGATATTTGGCGGCAGCTCGGCTTCGGTTTCGTCGTGCAAAATGGCGTGGGAAAGATGAGTGAAATACGTCTGTTCGGCACCGATTTTTTGCGCTTCCACTATCGCCTGATCAATGGTAAAATGGGTCGGGTGCGGCTTATGGCGCAGCGCACCTAAAATCAATATTTTCAATCCTTTCAACAGCACATAAGATGCTTCTGGAATTTCGCTGACATCTGTGCAATATGCAAAATCGCCAAAACGAAAGCCCAACACCGGAAGCCGTCCGTGCAGTAACGGCACGGGAATTACCGGCACACCGGCTACTGAAAACGGTTGTTCATCAATAATATTTACAGTTAAGCGCGGCAGGCTGGAAACATATTCGTGAACCTCAAATGCGTAGCGGAATATGCGCTGGATATTCGCGATTGTTTCGCTCATGCCATATAAAGGAATGCTCATTTTGTTCAGTAAATTGAAGCTCCGCAGGTCGTCCATCCCCAAAACGTGATCCACATGATGATGGGTGTAAAGCACGGCATCCAGTCGTTTAATGCCAGACCGAATCATTTGCTGACGGTAATCAGCGGAGGTGTCGATCAAAATTTCCCGGTCGCCGGTTTGGATATAACAGGAAGTTCGCAATCGTTTATCTTTGGAATTTTGCGATTGGCATACCCGGCAATCGCAACCAGCCATCGGAACGCCCATCGAAGTGCCACTGCCCAAAATTTCTATTTTCATGATTTTCCTGTATTTTCCCGAAAAGCCAAAATTTAAACCGCTTTGGGTGTATTCACAACTGCTTTTCAGATCGGGCGATGATTAACTTGCTGCCGCTTCCCGGTTCCAGATGATCAGCACCAACCAGAAAATAAAAATTTGCACAACTACCGGCCAATTTTCCGGCAAATCGATTTCCGATTTTCGCGAAAACGCACCCGTTGGGCGAATATTGCCGATTATTTCGCCATCTTTTTCGAGAACATATTCCCGTTTCCATACGGACACGCGTTTTAGCAAATATGCATCACCGTGAATGGTTAACTCAAATTGATTGCGAAAAGCGCTCGGTTTTTCTGCTTTAATGAAAACTTCATCGCCCATTTTTAGCAAAAATGCACCTTTCAACATTTTTTCCCGCTCGAAACGGTAGGTTTCACCCTCGATAATCAGATCCGCTGCTTCTTTAAATGTGGCGATATCCAAAAACGCGATCTCGCTGCCATCTTCACGAAAAATATGAAAATCACCGGAAAAAGCATGTTTTGGAATGGCTTTCAACATTTTCTGCTCCATTTGGTCATAATTTTTTTATAAACCCTATTCAGAAATTTCAAATTGTCAAAAAAATCGGGCACTAATTAATTTACATCTGAATTCTTCTGCCGAAAATACATTATTAGCAAAGTTAAACCCGTTAATTCTTCACAACACGGAGGTTTTATGAAGAATCGCTTCCATTTAATTTTCACAATTTTAATCATTTCCGCACTATTTTTCCCGATTAACGCACAGCTCGGATTACCGCAAGTAGAGGAAGTTTACGGCGGACGAATCACGGATATCGAAGTTGTCGCGCTCAATCCGGTAACTTCGCGGATTTTTATCACCACAGAAAGCGCAAATTCGATGTTTTATGCAGATGTTGACCATTCCAGCGGCACACCGGTTTTTGGTGCATTTACGACCATTGCCGATGTTGACACCAACGATGGATTTGGCAAAAATATCGAATCTGTTCGCGCAGATGGCGCATCCGGGCAAATATTTTTTACCCATCAACGCAATATTTATTCCGTTTCAACAACTGCCGGCTCGCTTTCAATGCTGAACAACAGTGTTTTGGCAATTGAAACGTACGACGGTAATTTGTATTTCGTGAAAGAAATAGGTGGTGGATTGGAGCTCCATTTTGGCGCTATTAACCCGGCCTCCGGCGTGTTTTCTGAACACTCGGATAGCCCGATTTCGATTGCCAGCTCATTTTCAACACCACCTCAGCAGAACACAGCTGTTCGCGTAAATCCAGCGAACGACAGCATTTACGTGTTTCTCGAAGGCTCCCCGTCTCAAATTTTTTGTTCGAACACAACTTACAACAGTTTGACTAGCGCCTCCCTTTTTACCGAACTTGATACCACAGGACTGGGTGTTGCAGACAATTACCGATCTTTCGGCATTGCACCGGACGGGCGGTTGTATATCGGTGGGCGCACCGGCGTTGAGCCCAATCATTTTAAGCGGGTTGCATTTTCCGATAACAACGGTGCAAGCTGGGATACACTGCGTGTTCCTTTTGGCGGCACCGATGGCCCGAATATCGAATGTGCTGGCAGCGGAGCAAATTATTCGGTGATGTTCGGTTCAAACATCGGTGTCAATCGGGGTGAAAACCCGACAGATTGGAACGGCTTTGGGTGGAATGGTTTCGAAACGCATGCGAATGACGGCACAGTTGCTTGCGATCCGCTAAACCCGAATGTCGTTTACATGACCACAGATCAGGGCATTGGCGCATCTACCGATCGCGGTGAAACAATTTTTGAAATTGACGAAGGCGTTGAGGCTGTGCAAGTTAACGATTTTGATATGAACACGGCAAAAACCATCGGTTGGACAGCATCAAAATCCGGGATTCGACGGGTTGAAAACTATGCTTCTGCCAGCGAAAATTGGCGAATAATGTTTCCAATGGGAGATGGCTCGCCATATTATTCGATCGCAATGGACCAATCCGATTCAACTGGAAATACGGCTTACGCCGGAAATGTTCGCGTTTACAAAACCACCGATGGCGGCTTCAGTTGGGACCGCATTTTTGATGTTCAAGATCCGTCATGGGGATTCAGTTTCTGGAGTTACATTTCCAGCATCAAGATCCACCCGGAAAACAACGAAGTTGTAATAATCGGTGTAAACTCGCCGGACAACGGTGTCAAAGGTGGCATTTTTTGGACGGAAGATGGTGGCTCAACCTGGGATAAACTGGATACAACCCCGTACAACACTGAGGTTCTGGATTTTGAATTCGTTTACAACTCAGATAGCACCACAACAATTTACGTTGCCTGCGAATATGTTAGCGATGGAACAAGCTCGTCATATGGCGTAAAAAAAATAACTTACGATCCTTCGGTTGGCGTACCGGTTTTTGAAAATAGCATGATTGGCGAAACAGGAACAGTGATTACCAATTTTGGCGCACGCGATCTCGCACACAATGATGCCGGTGATATATTTGTCGCCGGAAACAATGGCGCAACGGATGAACCGCGCGTTTATGTAAAATATGCCGATTCGACCCATTGGGAAATGTTACCGACTGCAACGCTGCCCGGAATTGGTCGTGTTCCCGCAATCACGGTTGGCGAAACACCCGATGGAAATCAAACACCATTTATTGCCGTAGATTCGAATATCTATTATTTAGATGTAAATACCTGGAAATTGGGATTTTCTTACCCGATCGGTATGGATATTAATGTGTTGTTTTGGGATGATTTGCTGGTTGGCACCGGCACTGGTTTATACGGTCACTTTTTCAACAGCACAACCGGGCTCGATGATAAAAGAGATATTGCTACTCCCAACACATTTCATCTGACTCAAAATTTTCCGAATCCGTTCAACCCTAAAACCACCATTCGTTACGAGATTCCATTTTCGGCGCGGGTAAAGCTTTCCATTTTCAATATTGCGGGACAGGAAGTTGATATTTTAGTAAATGAAATGCAACCTGCGAATACATACTCGGTTTCGTGGAATGCGGGCAAATTCCCGTCCGGGGTATATTTTTACCGGCTGGAAACTTTTTCAGCAAATCCTAAAAACAGCAATTTCAGCGAAGTTCGCAAGATGATCTTGCTCAAATAAACTATTGTTTTAGAACAAAAAAAAAGCCCTGCTAAAACAGGGCTTTTTTTGCACAAAAATTTTTCAGAAAAGTTTTTAGGCTTTATTTTTTGAAGAATATTTGCAACCCTTCGGTGCAATTTCGGCACATTTCAATCTGATCCCGGTGCGATATAACCTTTTTGCGGAAATCATGATATTCTTCCCCATTCCATACCGATGCAAAATCCTGTTTATTTAAATCTCCCAATTTGAACCAAGCATCTTTGTCAAAACAGCAGGGAATTACCGTTTTATCCCAGGTCATTGCGGAGCCGTACCAAATTTTTTTGCAATACCCGGAATATGAACCTTTCAATTGGAATTTGCCGTCTACTTTTTTATAACGCCGATATTTGGGATTTTTTGGCAAAGTAGCCTCTGCATTATCAAAATCGTAAATCTGTGGCGATTTGAATACAACCCGGTCAACACCCAATTGTTTACCCAGTTTTTGGATATCTTGCATCTCGTGCTCATTGTGTTGCATTACAATAAATTGCAAATCTGCTCTTGGGAACATCTTCCCCTGTCGCTTTCGTGAAGCCATAAATTGCTCAATCCCCCGGATTACCCGGTGAAAATGTCCCGCCTGCCGGTAAATTTTATAAGTTTCTTCTGTTGCTCCATCAACAGATAAAATTAAACGCCCCAACTTGCTTGCGGCCAGTGCTTCTGCAAATTCAGGATTTGCCAACCGAGTTCCGTTTGTGCTGATCACGGTAAATATACCTTTATCATATGCATAATCGATCATATCAATAATTTCCGGATTGATAAAGGATTCACCTTGAAAAAACAACAACAGAACCCAGGTGTGATCGGCAATTTCATCTATCACAACCTTATATTCAGCAAAAGTCATATTGTCCTGCGGACGCAACAGCGTTTTCAATCCAACCGGGCATTGCGGACATCGTAAATTACAAATTGCCGTTGGTTCAATGATAAATGTGTATGGCTTGCCCCAAACAAAATATTTTCCGGTTAATCGAGATAATGCATACGATGAAAGTATTTTGCATGCATTGATAAATTTTGAGAAGCTCCATAATGGTAATAAATAGCTGATATATGACAACATGCGATGATCTCTATAATTGAAACTGGATGAGCTGGACAAAAAAAAAGGACATTTACGGTTAGTTAATGTCCAAAAAAATAAAAGGCGACGAGGCTTATTTAAAATAATTTAGGAGGGAGGTTTCTAAGGAGAGACCCCGTCGCCTGATTATTAACTTAATTAATTTTCATGTACTACACAAGATATTCTTTGGTTTTGCGTATTTTTTCAACTTTTGCAACAAACCCTGAACTGTTGTAATTATTGAACTTAGAACTTTTTCAGAAACCATTGTTTTATGTATTAGAATATTTCATATTAAAATTATCAATTGCTTCAACCAAAAGTAAAATCGGTTTTATGCTTAAAATACAAATGGTTTTGCAGCATTTGGGAAAATATAATGTATCTCTAAAATACTCCAGCGATCATCAATTTCTACAATTGTTGCCTGTAGAATATCCCCTTTTTTCAACCGGTTGAAAATTCTGGCGTTTAATTCCACATTTTCCATGTTACTGGTTAATTGCAAATTAATCAAATTACAGCTAGTGTCCTGCGATCTGTTTAATTTTGTAATTTCAAAGAACCCACTTTGTTGATGATGTTCATCATCGTCACGAATTAATAAAATTTCAAACAAATTATAACTTTTTAAATATTCATTTAGCGCCTTAACAACCCTCGGAACATCTGTTTTTACAGTTTCATAATATTGAACAAAATTTTTTTTCAGATCTATATGGTATTCGTTTGCTAACCAGGTTACAAAACGTGCCAGGTTTTGAAAGATCCGGCTAAAATGCGGTTCGCGTTCCTGGGCAAAATTTTTAACCAACCAGACGGACATAAACTCGAGAATATGTTCGTGGTTTATTTCATAAACATTATTTAAACCGATATGCTCGGACAGGTATTCTTCGAAAAGTTCGATATCGCAAGCGACACAGCCCATATCTTCAGATGGATTTTTCGACTGGTCATCCACAAATTTTTGGATCACCTGATGGATATCTTCGTAATAGGGCGTTGTATTTTCCCACTCAGACTCGAACTCATAATCGTCATCGCGCTGCTGCCATTCGTTGCCTTCTTTATAATCTTCCTCAACGGACAACAACTCTTCAAAATGATCCAATGCGGATTCGTTCAAACGCAGTAACAATGTACTTTCCTCTCGCCGGACAAAATCGATCATCACATCAACAGTAAATTCAGCAAGTTCGATAAGATCCAAATCATCCTCATCGAATTCGATCCCTTTTTCTTCATAATAAAACTGTAGCAAAGTGTCTAATATGGTGTGATGCAACAAATCGACAGGTGAGATCAATCCGGCAAAATATACATCCTCGCTCAACAACAGACGAATTCTTTCTGCTCTGTCCATGAGCATTCGTTCATCTTCCTCATCCAGGCTATGACCAAACAAGTGATTTTCCAATGATTTAATATCGTGTTTTTTATCGTCGAAGTCTTCATCAAGAAAATATTCGAAACTATCACCCAGTGTAAAACACAAAGTTCCAAGGCTTTCAAATGATAAATGTAAACGAAAATCTGCGCCTCTTCGTTTAAAAAAACGTTGCTCAAGCTGATTACCAAGTTGGTTGACCATTAGGAAAATAAAATAATCCAGTTTGGTCATTTCATAAATTTCTTTATCCCAACTTTCGAGAAACTCTCTGGCGGATATAAACGTTTTTTGGAACCGCTCCGACAATTATTCGACCTCCAAATCATTTTGTCGTGTCAATTTA of Calditrichia bacterium contains these proteins:
- a CDS encoding DUF983 domain-containing protein, whose translation is MNIFGLLTRRCPKCRKGKLFSGIFRMNDHCINCDMKFDREQGYYTGAMVINWLFSVFLITPIWVTLLFKGVPIGTNLAIVAAILVICVPVFFQYSRTIWLYIDFTYFHPE
- a CDS encoding T9SS type A sorting domain-containing protein; protein product: MKNRFHLIFTILIISALFFPINAQLGLPQVEEVYGGRITDIEVVALNPVTSRIFITTESANSMFYADVDHSSGTPVFGAFTTIADVDTNDGFGKNIESVRADGASGQIFFTHQRNIYSVSTTAGSLSMLNNSVLAIETYDGNLYFVKEIGGGLELHFGAINPASGVFSEHSDSPISIASSFSTPPQQNTAVRVNPANDSIYVFLEGSPSQIFCSNTTYNSLTSASLFTELDTTGLGVADNYRSFGIAPDGRLYIGGRTGVEPNHFKRVAFSDNNGASWDTLRVPFGGTDGPNIECAGSGANYSVMFGSNIGVNRGENPTDWNGFGWNGFETHANDGTVACDPLNPNVVYMTTDQGIGASTDRGETIFEIDEGVEAVQVNDFDMNTAKTIGWTASKSGIRRVENYASASENWRIMFPMGDGSPYYSIAMDQSDSTGNTAYAGNVRVYKTTDGGFSWDRIFDVQDPSWGFSFWSYISSIKIHPENNEVVIIGVNSPDNGVKGGIFWTEDGGSTWDKLDTTPYNTEVLDFEFVYNSDSTTTIYVACEYVSDGTSSSYGVKKITYDPSVGVPVFENSMIGETGTVITNFGARDLAHNDAGDIFVAGNNGATDEPRVYVKYADSTHWEMLPTATLPGIGRVPAITVGETPDGNQTPFIAVDSNIYYLDVNTWKLGFSYPIGMDINVLFWDDLLVGTGTGLYGHFFNSTTGLDDKRDIATPNTFHLTQNFPNPFNPKTTIRYEIPFSARVKLSIFNIAGQEVDILVNEMQPANTYSVSWNAGKFPSGVYFYRLETFSANPKNSNFSEVRKMILLK
- a CDS encoding MBL fold metallo-hydrolase, with protein sequence MKIEILGSGTSMGVPMAGCDCRVCQSQNSKDKRLRTSCYIQTGDREILIDTSADYRQQMIRSGIKRLDAVLYTHHHVDHVLGMDDLRSFNLLNKMSIPLYGMSETIANIQRIFRYAFEVHEYVSSLPRLTVNIIDEQPFSVAGVPVIPVPLLHGRLPVLGFRFGDFAYCTDVSEIPEASYVLLKGLKILILGALRHKPHPTHFTIDQAIVEAQKIGAEQTYFTHLSHAILHDETEAELPPNIHLAYDGLKFEL
- a CDS encoding DUF2156 domain-containing protein codes for the protein MPQLNQNYPENELPLSWLRQPVAQPDVRELQLRFSCYRWLFFANLPDGQTFREFYRTQLEHREKIYLRGCPPQIADFLAKMKWQTLPNGSEALLNLRGNHFDKRSLRDLVRRGNRWGSAAEVAISTENAGKFAALQVHSRHGLEPQLRYLFRSDLLSGQRCFVFQTQQKQWLGAVLLTASAPGNWHTELILKARKSPAGIMEALFAAIFEQLRDEGHFRWSLGEAPFFYTAPPMCRTAKLVKFAGQTVRFAYDYRGLYRFKNKFLPEWRPVFLCGKPEIPVTLLADVFMQTRLLQLVAFAAGRRLVLPFRKT
- a CDS encoding alanine--glyoxylate aminotransferase family protein: MANLPINDTHRLKAKQLDITPRYLFGPGPSNAHPRILQAIGTRQVGHLDPQFLSLMDEVQELLRYTFQTDNTFTIPVSGTGSAAMEASIANLIEPGDKMLVAVNGYFGLRMIDMASRYNAEVVRIDKPWGEVFSVEEIEAALKEHRPAVMGIVHAETSTGARQPMEKLGELCRQYDCLLLADTVTSLGGVPLFIDAWKIDAAYSGSQKCLNCPPGIAPLTFNERAVNKLRNRKTRVANWYLDMTMLMNYWGGSRTYHHTAPINMNYALREALSVVAEEGLEARWQRHRETAEQFWSGLEEMGLHCHVAPENRLASLTTVKIPDGVNGKDVQRRLLEEFNIEIAGGLGELGGKVWRVGLMGYNSRPENVMMLLSALKIVLAK
- a CDS encoding oligosaccharide flippase family protein gives rise to the protein MSLRRQISNLARHSAIYAISTAMQRLPGLLLIPIYTNFDYIPSTSDFSNYVLVYTFIAFMNFFYLLGLDSAMMRYFFLDNQDRKSVFSATFWMLLVTCSAMSAVIWLMDEQLAALLMDDPTQVGLIHIAAIIPLVDAYANLAYNVLRAEEKSIQFTLFKSLRFLLELGLNVLFVVVLKYGVPGIFYTSLGAALINLLVMLPVLFRYLRPKIDWQLAKSLLAFGLPLLPNGIAFMTIELVDNFLVKSLLSKEAVAVYRANYRFGAILLMLVTAFRNAWQPFFLKIANKPDARDVYARVFTYYVTSIGLFTLVVSFFIGDLLTFPFFGEYYILSEKAYWAGTPIIPIILLSYYFFGIYVILTPGFYIRKKTQYMIIFTGTGAAVNILANLWLLPLLNSFWGAAWSTLFSYLAMTIAIYLFANRIYPLKIEWGRVSRMLLLIAAAFAIFYLLQPGFGWRILLMTVAVFYCIFGILNHRERQLAVGFLKRQRSS